Proteins from one Dysgonomonas sp. HDW5A genomic window:
- a CDS encoding sirohydrochlorin cobaltochelatase: MKNLFLILSIIASVLNVSAHGGKNHEHSDIFENVQAGDKVAILMVHFGTTHDDTRSLTIDAMNKKAQAEFPDVELREAYTARIVIKRLGERGIVKQKPLDVLNQLQKEGYTYVLVQTSTIIDGVEMESLQKDIAEVQSQFKEIRIGDPLLYSPEDYENLINVLTKDIDSQTAYVWVGHGTYDSNTAQYAMLDYMLKAKGHKNCFVGTIEGYPSYDDMLQQLKASGLKRVVLVPLMFVAGEHAKNDIAEDWKTDLEKEGYSVDVKMEGLGQNPEIQDLYISHLKFISGHRKIGIMEKKAIYEVTGEKM, from the coding sequence ATGAAAAATCTGTTTCTTATATTATCAATCATTGCTTCGGTACTGAACGTATCTGCGCATGGTGGGAAAAACCACGAGCATTCTGATATTTTTGAGAATGTGCAAGCGGGCGATAAAGTTGCCATCTTGATGGTACACTTTGGAACGACACACGACGATACCCGTTCTTTAACCATAGATGCTATGAATAAAAAAGCTCAGGCAGAGTTTCCCGATGTAGAACTGCGTGAAGCATATACGGCACGTATAGTAATTAAGCGTCTGGGAGAAAGAGGAATCGTAAAACAAAAACCGTTGGATGTTCTGAACCAATTACAGAAGGAGGGGTATACCTATGTTTTGGTACAAACCTCTACTATAATTGATGGTGTGGAAATGGAATCTTTGCAGAAGGATATTGCCGAAGTGCAATCGCAATTCAAAGAAATCAGAATTGGCGATCCCTTGTTGTACAGTCCCGAAGATTACGAAAACCTGATAAATGTATTAACCAAAGATATTGATTCCCAAACTGCTTATGTTTGGGTAGGGCATGGAACCTATGATTCTAATACCGCACAATATGCAATGCTCGATTACATGCTGAAAGCTAAAGGACATAAAAATTGTTTTGTGGGAACTATCGAAGGATACCCGTCTTATGACGATATGTTGCAACAATTGAAAGCATCGGGATTGAAAAGAGTCGTACTTGTACCTCTTATGTTTGTTGCCGGAGAGCACGCCAAAAATGACATTGCCGAGGACTGGAAAACAGATCTGGAGAAAGAAGGCTATTCGGTGGATGTGAAAATGGAAGGATTGGGACAAAATCCCGAAATACAGGATCTATACATTTCCCATTTGAAGTTTATCTCAGGACATCGTAAAATCGGTATCATGGAAAAAAAAGCTATCTATGAAGTTACCGGTGAAAAGATGTAG
- a CDS encoding TonB-dependent receptor, with amino-acid sequence MRKKLLLTALGCCVVSVALAQMTLQGKVVDEDGQPVLCATVRLEKTTISAVTNGKGEFVFKDVPNGEYVMRTSRMDFETQKHDVSRTDNNLLIRLKKSYLNLNEVVVTGTGTYHRLKDTPVPVEVITAKEIANTGALNFEDAISALSTSINTKGAYNIVMNGLRNKQVLILVDGKRLAGDVGGDNDLERIDMSNIKRIEVVKGGASSLYGSEAMGGVINIITNTPQNSMDIVSATRISKYGQFNQNANVGFKVGKFISQTTYQRRQTEGWQLSPYEIKSLSKPTRDTLVETGKQAMAAYHSNTVSQKFVYNPTKKSSVYTKGVYFDKKTDRPYADYVYDMFYKDYNFALGGDYHFRKHINYITFDSYFDNYEYYKDYLKKSGKFEAGDRDLTKRQRLFNTTVKGVFSLGENNKLNTGLDFMNEYMKNPESLAESKSAYTMAFYAQDEIKVIERLSVVAGFRLLHHETFKNKFTPKASAMYALDHFNFRASYAMGFRAPNLQELYYDKISGSMVSQGNINLKPERSNYFSLNTEYISDHFTFSITGYINNIKDIIDRQVQPLTPEDEAGGIKTRYMYNNVSKARTQGVDVAINTFLGDGFSIGINYSYLDARNRIDNKPLFGSSRHTGILNGNWMKEWKSYRLNVNLNSRLQSETYYTDMNARPFQLWNLATSHSFTGAKNLIFEPGFGIENIFNFRDEKPFGSKYATTSPGRTVFASLTLKFKK; translated from the coding sequence ATGAGAAAGAAACTATTGCTGACGGCACTGGGGTGCTGTGTAGTAAGTGTTGCTTTGGCTCAGATGACTTTGCAAGGAAAAGTTGTTGATGAGGACGGGCAACCTGTATTGTGTGCAACGGTACGTTTGGAGAAAACGACAATCAGTGCAGTGACTAACGGCAAGGGCGAATTTGTATTCAAAGATGTGCCCAATGGTGAGTATGTAATGCGGACGAGTCGTATGGACTTCGAGACCCAAAAACACGATGTAAGCCGTACGGATAACAATCTGCTTATCCGGCTGAAAAAATCTTATTTAAACCTCAATGAGGTGGTTGTGACCGGAACAGGAACCTATCACCGCTTGAAAGACACTCCCGTTCCTGTTGAAGTAATAACTGCTAAAGAAATTGCTAATACGGGAGCTCTCAACTTCGAAGATGCCATATCGGCTTTATCTACTTCCATTAATACCAAAGGTGCTTACAATATAGTGATGAACGGACTCAGAAACAAGCAAGTACTGATTCTGGTCGATGGTAAGCGTCTAGCCGGTGATGTTGGAGGAGACAACGATCTGGAGCGTATCGACATGAGTAATATCAAACGCATAGAGGTGGTAAAAGGAGGTGCATCGTCGCTTTACGGATCCGAAGCAATGGGAGGCGTAATTAATATTATAACCAATACTCCTCAGAACTCGATGGATATTGTTTCCGCTACACGGATATCCAAATACGGTCAATTCAATCAGAATGCGAACGTTGGTTTTAAGGTTGGTAAATTTATATCGCAAACCACTTACCAACGCAGGCAGACCGAGGGATGGCAATTGAGTCCGTATGAAATAAAATCATTAAGCAAGCCTACTCGTGATACTTTGGTCGAAACAGGAAAGCAGGCTATGGCAGCTTATCACTCGAATACGGTTTCTCAGAAATTTGTATACAATCCGACAAAGAAATCGTCAGTTTATACCAAAGGGGTTTACTTCGATAAAAAAACAGACCGTCCCTATGCTGATTATGTTTACGATATGTTTTACAAAGATTATAATTTTGCTTTGGGCGGCGATTATCATTTCAGAAAACATATCAATTACATCACCTTCGACAGCTATTTTGATAACTACGAATACTATAAAGATTACCTCAAAAAGTCAGGAAAGTTTGAAGCCGGAGATCGTGATCTAACCAAGCGTCAACGTCTTTTTAATACCACCGTAAAAGGGGTATTTAGCCTGGGCGAAAATAACAAACTGAATACGGGTTTGGACTTTATGAATGAGTACATGAAGAACCCCGAAAGCTTGGCTGAATCAAAATCTGCATATACGATGGCATTTTATGCTCAGGATGAAATTAAAGTCATAGAGCGTCTCTCGGTAGTTGCTGGATTCCGTTTGCTTCATCACGAGACATTCAAGAATAAGTTTACTCCAAAAGCTTCGGCTATGTATGCTTTGGATCATTTCAATTTCAGAGCATCGTATGCAATGGGATTCAGGGCACCCAATTTGCAGGAGTTATATTATGATAAGATCTCGGGAAGTATGGTTAGTCAGGGAAATATTAACCTGAAACCCGAACGGTCTAATTACTTCTCTTTGAATACCGAATACATCAGCGATCATTTTACATTTTCGATAACAGGCTACATCAATAATATAAAAGATATTATCGACAGGCAGGTACAACCCTTGACTCCGGAGGATGAAGCAGGCGGAATCAAAACCCGTTATATGTATAATAATGTATCGAAAGCCCGTACACAAGGCGTAGATGTCGCCATAAATACTTTTCTGGGCGATGGATTTTCGATAGGAATCAATTACAGTTATTTGGATGCACGTAACAGGATAGATAACAAGCCATTGTTCGGGTCGAGCCGCCATACAGGAATTCTGAACGGAAACTGGATGAAAGAATGGAAAAGCTACCGATTGAATGTGAACCTGAATAGTCGTTTACAGAGCGAGACATATTACACAGATATGAATGCACGTCCTTTCCAGTTGTGGAATCTGGCAACCAGCCATTCTTTTACAGGGGCAAAGAATCTGATTTTTGAACCCGGATTCGGAATCGAGAATATATTTAATTTCAGAGATGAAAAACCTTTCGGGAGTAAATATGCAACTACTTCACCGGGAAGAACCGTATTTGCGAGCTTAACCTTAAAGTTTAAAAAGTAA
- a CDS encoding cobyrinate a,c-diamide synthase, translating into MDKLSRLLISATTSGSGKTTVTLGLLRALKNRGLRTQPFKCGPDYIDTKYHDMASGNHSINLDVFLASSDHVKSVYTKYTAQNDACIVEGVMGLYDGYDRMEGSSAQIAELLDLPVVLVINAKSMAYSSAALLYGFKNFYKGIKVVGVIFNFVASESHYSYLKDACEDVGLEALGYLPKDTNVEIPSRHLGLNIEKEFIFDEFANKVADLIEKHINVDRLLEITSIIRPLYISKEAKTEKGNLNISVAYDEAFNFIYHENIEYLKQLGNVTFFSPITDKKLPSHSDLVYLPGGYPELYLSELSSNKPMLESINSYIENEGKLIAECGGMMYLCTSIADKDGVEYPMVNILKQKATMQHMKLKLGYRSFNYNGQSIKGHEFHYSKTEDPENNLSSLTQIRNAKGMPVDTKLIRYKNTIAGYTHIYWAELDLMKLFE; encoded by the coding sequence ATGGATAAGCTATCTCGTCTATTAATATCCGCTACAACCTCGGGATCGGGCAAAACAACCGTTACATTGGGATTACTCAGAGCTCTGAAAAACAGAGGGCTAAGAACCCAGCCTTTTAAGTGTGGCCCTGATTATATAGATACCAAATACCACGATATGGCATCGGGGAATCATTCGATTAATCTCGATGTATTTCTAGCGTCGTCCGATCATGTAAAATCGGTATACACCAAATATACAGCTCAAAACGATGCCTGCATTGTCGAAGGGGTTATGGGTTTATACGATGGTTACGACCGAATGGAAGGCAGCAGTGCACAAATAGCCGAATTACTCGATCTGCCTGTTGTTTTGGTTATCAATGCCAAATCGATGGCTTATTCTTCGGCAGCTTTATTGTATGGGTTTAAGAACTTTTATAAAGGAATAAAGGTAGTAGGTGTTATCTTCAACTTTGTTGCATCCGAAAGCCATTACAGCTATCTGAAAGATGCTTGTGAAGATGTGGGACTCGAAGCTCTCGGCTATTTACCGAAAGATACAAATGTGGAAATTCCCTCCCGCCATCTGGGTTTAAATATCGAAAAAGAATTTATTTTTGATGAATTTGCAAATAAGGTTGCAGACCTTATCGAAAAGCATATCAATGTTGACCGATTACTCGAGATAACTTCAATAATCAGACCTCTATATATATCGAAAGAGGCAAAGACAGAAAAAGGCAACCTAAATATTTCGGTCGCCTATGACGAGGCATTCAATTTCATCTATCACGAAAATATCGAATACCTGAAACAATTGGGTAACGTTACATTTTTCAGTCCCATTACTGATAAAAAATTACCATCACATTCAGACCTGGTATATCTTCCGGGAGGATATCCTGAGTTATATCTATCGGAATTAAGCTCTAATAAGCCGATGCTGGAAAGCATTAACTCCTATATAGAAAACGAAGGTAAACTCATTGCCGAATGTGGGGGTATGATGTATCTATGTACTTCTATTGCCGATAAAGACGGGGTGGAATATCCGATGGTAAATATTCTGAAACAAAAGGCTACGATGCAGCACATGAAATTGAAATTAGGCTATCGTTCGTTTAATTACAACGGACAATCGATCAAAGGTCACGAATTTCATTATTCTAAAACAGAAGATCCTGAAAATAACCTGTCATCTCTCACTCAAATCCGTAATGCCAAAGGAATGCCAGTAGATACAAAACTGATCAGATATAAGAACACGATTGCAGGATACACACACATCTATTGGGCGGAATTGGATTTAATGAAATTATTCGAATAA
- a CDS encoding zinc ribbon domain-containing protein YjdM, with amino-acid sequence MAEAPNCPQCDMENTYFDGTVYICPDCSYEWTTDGNDVEADDTPRDSNGTELIDGDAVTVIKDLKVKGSSMVIKRGTKVKSIRLTENPEEVDCKIDGSSIVLKTCFLKKG; translated from the coding sequence ATGGCAGAAGCACCCAATTGTCCACAGTGTGACATGGAAAATACGTATTTCGACGGCACAGTATATATCTGTCCCGATTGCAGTTACGAGTGGACTACTGATGGCAATGATGTAGAAGCAGACGACACGCCACGAGACAGCAACGGAACGGAGCTTATCGACGGTGATGCAGTAACGGTTATCAAAGATCTGAAAGTAAAAGGTTCGTCGATGGTCATAAAAAGGGGTACAAAAGTAAAAAGTATCAGACTGACCGAAAATCCTGAAGAAGTAGATTGTAAAATAGACGGATCGAGCATCGTTCTAAAAACATGCTTCCTGAAAAAAGGATAA
- a CDS encoding class I SAM-dependent methyltransferase, translating into MSNENITTIHEFDFNLICEFFLNTERQGPGSPEITLKALSFIDNLTDRSLIADIGCGTGGQTMVLAQQAPGHITGFDLFPAFIDRFNTNAGELNLQDRVKGVICSMDNLPFQNEELDLIWSEGAIYNIGFERGLNEWRKFLKTGGYIAVTESSWLTDKRPAEIENYCMPHFPEMNTISNKVAQIEKAGYMPVATFTLPTTCWTDHYFSPLIRAQEMFLDKYAGNKTVEEFVELQRYDAEIYSKYNEFYGYVFYIAKKI; encoded by the coding sequence ATGAGTAACGAAAATATTACAACTATTCATGAATTCGATTTTAATTTAATCTGTGAATTCTTTTTAAATACCGAACGACAAGGACCCGGAAGTCCCGAAATAACCCTTAAAGCATTGAGCTTTATCGATAATCTTACTGATAGATCTCTTATAGCTGATATCGGTTGTGGAACAGGTGGTCAGACTATGGTATTGGCTCAACAGGCACCCGGACATATTACAGGTTTCGATCTTTTTCCGGCATTTATTGACCGGTTCAATACTAATGCCGGTGAGCTGAATCTACAGGATAGGGTAAAAGGTGTTATCTGTTCGATGGACAATCTTCCTTTTCAGAATGAAGAGTTGGATTTGATCTGGTCGGAAGGAGCAATTTATAATATCGGTTTTGAACGTGGACTGAACGAGTGGCGTAAGTTTCTCAAGACAGGAGGCTATATCGCTGTTACCGAAAGTTCGTGGTTGACCGACAAACGTCCTGCTGAAATTGAGAATTACTGCATGCCGCATTTTCCGGAAATGAATACCATCTCTAATAAAGTAGCTCAGATAGAGAAGGCAGGATATATGCCTGTTGCAACCTTTACTCTGCCTACAACCTGTTGGACAGATCATTATTTTTCTCCATTGATCAGGGCACAAGAGATGTTTCTTGATAAATATGCAGGAAATAAAACTGTTGAAGAATTTGTAGAACTTCAACGTTACGATGCGGAAATATATAGCAAGTACAACGAATTCTATGGCTATGTATTTTACATCGCTAAAAAGATTTAG
- a CDS encoding PepSY domain-containing protein, protein MLKRIIYSIHRVLGTCLCILFLMWFLSGFVMIYHNFPRVTPQDRNRAIGILSADMPEIEEVLNRIYPDTSIQKINLKITSYGQSAFEISTKDSSYNLVADSSEFIRKVSYAQIENYAQKWCSADIVKVDTLSEVDQWIPFNRLAKDMPIYKFHFGDSEKHQLYISSRRGEALQFTDKNSRFWAWLGAIPHWVYFTSLRQDGELWNTTVIWLSGLGSVMCLLGFGLGIYMLVKQYRRKKKLGTPYRKFSYKWHHVLGFVFGIFVFTFVFSGMMSLASIPDWIIKESKPSGRRGMFGSSSMLKTQAYQLDYRAILLYYANDVKSLEWTGFDNTPIYKVVTTDSTYVLDASANNITPLILTEQVVKDKYTSQHKEPIAVSVMTEYDNYYVDRKNKLPLPVYKIDIDDADRTTYYVNPQTGDVRSFTTKSRMHKWMYQGLHSFNFKFLAEHPILWNMVMWVIMIGGTLVSLSGVLLSYKYLRRKFKRLTKKNCKE, encoded by the coding sequence ATGCTAAAAAGAATCATATATTCTATTCACAGGGTGCTGGGGACTTGCCTCTGTATCCTATTCCTTATGTGGTTTTTGTCGGGTTTTGTGATGATTTATCACAACTTTCCGAGAGTAACACCGCAAGACCGTAACCGAGCAATAGGTATACTTTCTGCTGATATGCCCGAAATAGAGGAGGTGCTTAACCGCATTTATCCGGATACTTCGATTCAAAAAATCAACCTGAAAATAACAAGTTACGGACAATCGGCTTTTGAAATCTCAACCAAAGACAGCAGCTATAATCTTGTTGCCGATTCGAGCGAGTTTATTCGAAAAGTAAGCTATGCACAAATCGAAAATTATGCCCAGAAATGGTGTTCTGCTGATATTGTGAAAGTAGATACACTAAGTGAAGTAGATCAATGGATACCTTTTAACCGATTGGCAAAAGATATGCCTATCTATAAATTTCACTTTGGAGATTCCGAAAAGCATCAGCTTTATATATCGTCACGTAGGGGAGAGGCTCTACAGTTTACCGATAAAAACAGTCGCTTTTGGGCATGGTTGGGAGCTATTCCACATTGGGTTTATTTTACTTCGCTGCGTCAGGACGGAGAATTATGGAATACTACCGTTATTTGGTTGTCGGGTTTAGGATCTGTTATGTGCCTATTAGGATTTGGTCTGGGTATTTATATGCTCGTAAAGCAATATCGAAGGAAGAAGAAACTAGGCACACCTTACCGAAAGTTCTCTTATAAATGGCATCATGTATTAGGTTTCGTCTTTGGGATATTCGTCTTCACTTTTGTATTTAGTGGGATGATGTCATTGGCAAGTATTCCCGATTGGATTATCAAGGAAAGTAAACCATCGGGCAGACGAGGAATGTTCGGCTCTTCATCCATGTTAAAAACACAAGCCTATCAATTAGATTATCGGGCGATCTTATTATACTATGCCAATGATGTAAAGTCTCTTGAGTGGACAGGCTTTGACAATACTCCGATCTATAAAGTCGTAACTACCGATAGTACCTATGTGTTGGATGCTTCTGCAAATAATATAACTCCACTCATTCTTACGGAGCAAGTTGTAAAAGATAAATATACGAGTCAACATAAAGAACCGATTGCTGTGTCGGTAATGACCGAATACGATAACTATTATGTCGATCGTAAGAATAAATTACCATTGCCCGTTTACAAAATAGATATAGATGATGCAGACAGAACGACTTATTATGTGAATCCTCAAACGGGAGATGTACGTTCTTTCACTACAAAATCACGCATGCACAAATGGATGTATCAGGGATTGCATAGCTTCAACTTTAAGTTTTTGGCAGAACATCCCATTCTGTGGAATATGGTTATGTGGGTAATTATGATCGGCGGAACGTTGGTGTCGTTAAGCGGTGTCTTACTCAGTTATAAATACCTGCGACGAAAGTTTAAACGATTAACAAAAAAGAATTGTAAAGAATAA
- a CDS encoding TonB-dependent siderophore receptor, whose product MKKIIFSAIALMAAVVMSAQNKSMVDTVYSISEVEVVDFSRKKVEIGKLDVPIEYLPMTINTVSFKDLEIRGITNIEDAVKFLPGVRMQTSYGAFQTLTVRGFNYTPIMVDGIRDERTMINSYPVADLTDIESMELLKGPASVLYGQSVIGGVLNIVRKSPTPYNVVNARMAYGSWENKQATMDFGGKLYKSVNYRALLNYADQNGWRDNGNKRFSGYFALASKIDATSNIDVRGGFNRDWYGTEIGLPPNITNDVYSKDGTLFLQKGQMQSGLNRESRYNSQSDFFQNYGWNVTMKYDKKFGDNLKLQNYASYYDDDINYFGTESLKYLESNDAIYDHFYLTKNKAGDEIRKYICLDTVYLASPLRFSHMAKTFSNQFDLSGSFYTGSIKHNFIGGYTFSQMNRNSYTGYNLAPVNDPLNSKYDVYGPGLYSHLAVNNPQSMGYMNTSFSKANITKSYMHSIYFQDLVELDDKWKVMLAGRYDFFKYMRATAPTYDGERQYHRSEQTAYSINNTSSFTYRAGVVYIPTKDLSLYGSMASFFNPYRDFYAENVIYVDANGNRFFPTAGKEIFKPQTGYQGELGVRYNLGKYAQATGSVFYIIKNNEKKTLKTGVVDEDGITKSVVGQVGSSESKGFDLDITVFPAQGLNVMLGYAYTDATIRDLKTNEYMETETQKGNMLTGVPKNTFFAAANYLIQKGVFKNLGFVATASSMDKVYRNTDNTSEYPSYWLVDMGVSYKLKNNVRLSANVNNVFDKEYFNQSLGSQMVPSMPRNFLLTMAYSLR is encoded by the coding sequence ATGAAAAAAATAATTTTTTCTGCTATCGCATTGATGGCAGCGGTTGTTATGTCAGCTCAAAATAAGAGCATGGTAGATACAGTGTATTCTATCAGTGAAGTAGAAGTAGTAGATTTCAGTAGAAAAAAAGTAGAAATAGGCAAGTTGGATGTTCCCATCGAATATCTGCCGATGACCATAAATACAGTGTCTTTCAAAGACCTTGAAATACGAGGAATTACCAATATCGAAGACGCTGTAAAATTTCTTCCCGGTGTGCGTATGCAAACCTCTTACGGAGCATTTCAAACCCTTACGGTTCGAGGTTTTAATTATACCCCCATCATGGTGGATGGTATAAGGGATGAACGAACTATGATAAACTCTTATCCTGTGGCTGATCTTACGGATATCGAGTCGATGGAATTATTGAAAGGACCGGCATCGGTTCTTTACGGACAATCCGTTATCGGTGGAGTTCTCAATATTGTCAGAAAATCGCCTACTCCTTACAATGTGGTGAATGCTCGTATGGCGTATGGAAGTTGGGAGAACAAACAAGCTACCATGGATTTTGGCGGAAAGCTATACAAATCGGTCAATTATAGAGCATTACTCAATTATGCCGATCAGAACGGATGGAGGGATAACGGAAACAAACGTTTCTCGGGTTATTTTGCCTTAGCCTCTAAAATAGATGCCACAAGTAACATTGATGTTCGTGGAGGATTCAACCGTGACTGGTATGGTACAGAGATAGGTTTACCACCTAATATTACAAACGATGTGTACAGCAAAGATGGAACTCTGTTTCTTCAAAAAGGTCAGATGCAATCGGGGCTGAATAGAGAATCGCGTTACAACAGTCAGTCCGATTTTTTCCAAAACTACGGATGGAATGTTACCATGAAATACGATAAAAAGTTTGGCGACAATCTGAAACTTCAAAATTACGCTTCGTATTATGACGATGATATTAATTATTTCGGAACAGAAAGTCTAAAATATCTGGAGAGTAACGATGCTATTTATGATCATTTCTATCTCACCAAGAATAAAGCAGGAGACGAAATTCGCAAATATATCTGTCTCGATACCGTATATCTGGCATCTCCCCTGCGTTTTTCTCATATGGCGAAAACATTTAGCAATCAATTCGACTTGTCGGGAAGCTTTTATACAGGAAGTATTAAGCATAATTTCATCGGAGGATATACATTTTCGCAAATGAATCGTAACTCGTATACAGGGTATAATCTGGCACCCGTAAACGATCCGCTTAATAGCAAATACGATGTGTATGGTCCCGGTCTTTATTCACATTTGGCAGTAAATAATCCTCAAAGTATGGGTTATATGAATACCTCTTTCAGCAAGGCCAATATCACTAAAAGTTATATGCACAGTATCTACTTTCAGGATTTAGTGGAACTCGATGATAAATGGAAAGTGATGTTGGCAGGACGTTACGATTTCTTTAAGTATATGCGGGCAACAGCACCTACGTACGATGGCGAAAGACAATATCACCGATCGGAACAAACGGCATACAGCATTAATAATACATCGTCGTTTACCTATCGTGCAGGTGTTGTTTATATCCCGACAAAAGACCTTTCATTATATGGTTCAATGGCTTCGTTCTTTAATCCTTATCGTGATTTCTATGCTGAAAATGTAATCTATGTCGATGCAAATGGTAACAGGTTTTTTCCAACGGCAGGCAAAGAAATATTTAAACCTCAAACCGGTTACCAAGGTGAATTAGGAGTTCGTTATAATCTGGGAAAATATGCACAGGCAACAGGTAGTGTGTTTTATATCATAAAGAATAATGAAAAGAAAACCTTAAAAACGGGTGTTGTTGATGAAGACGGAATCACCAAATCGGTAGTGGGTCAGGTAGGTTCGTCTGAATCCAAAGGTTTCGATCTGGATATTACTGTTTTTCCTGCACAAGGACTTAATGTCATGCTAGGGTATGCATATACGGATGCTACTATTCGTGACTTAAAAACCAATGAGTATATGGAAACCGAAACCCAAAAAGGAAATATGTTGACCGGTGTTCCTAAAAATACATTCTTCGCAGCAGCCAATTATCTTATACAAAAAGGAGTATTTAAGAACTTGGGTTTTGTGGCTACCGCTTCGTCTATGGATAAAGTATATCGCAATACCGATAATACGTCTGAATACCCATCGTATTGGTTAGTTGATATGGGTGTTTCGTATAAGTTGAAAAATAACGTTCGCCTTTCGGCAAATGTAAATAATGTATTCGATAAAGAATATTTCAATCAGTCGTTAGGCTCTCAGATGGTTCCAAGTATGCCTCGTAATTTTTTGCTTACAATGGCTTATTCTCTAAGATAA